A genomic region of Micromonospora sp. NBC_01796 contains the following coding sequences:
- a CDS encoding BTAD domain-containing putative transcriptional regulator has translation MSPVRIGELVQRHRRSAGLTQDALAARSGVSIRALRDIEHDRVRQPHADSLQRLVVALDLSAADRDELLSAARVESRPGGDQLRVDVLGPLTVSRGGRAVAFATSAQRGLLGLLALRLNRSVTRDEIVEMLWGAQPPKTAVTQIHMAVGQLRTMLEPARAQRTPGGVIQLEHAGYLLRLDDEQVDLARFAAMLTRARSLRDRRPAEALDLLEQALRWWRGPVLADANPRLRDHPVAAEAGQQRLVAALLLADVAIELRRYERAVTALRHLAQDEPYHEGVHARLMLSLAGGGERAAALRLFAEVRDRLIEELGVEPAQEMQAAHLRVLRNELPEQEGSDAGGDLPDPAGGQRREPWVVVPSLLPPDIADFTGREEPVDEVRRLLTGGSPALLIAAIAGMGGIGKTALAVHVAHLVSGAYPDGQLYVNLRGSEPRPPEPGEVLARFLRSLGVDNRAVPDDVVERAALYRSRLADRRVLVVLDNAASEEQVRPLLPGAATCAVLVTSRARLTGVEGARWIDLDVFDPDNALRLLGRIAGEQRVGAEHDDAAEILRLCGGLPLAVRVAGARLTARPGWRLAHFATLLADERRRLDRLATGDLEVRASLALSYQGLPETAARLFRMLGLFTTQDFPHWLAASLLGISLDDATEHVDALVDAQLLAMAAPDQIGQIRYRYHDLVRLYARERAEAEDGADGCAAVLARGLGAWLAFAERMAADVPGPCYAPIHGSAPRTPIGFVTDGSMPRFDALDWFDAEQLALRASIRQACDLGLDELAFGLAGCLEKYFDIRAMYVEWQVTNELVIETCRRNGNLLGEAVMLRGLVDVRTWNGGQQAGEAMAVLRSEGARLLEMFTELGERRGMADAAVVCSWGLTAQGAVEEAVAMGERSLHLAEETGHVGGQARAHVALALAYGERARLDRSLAHLNTALGLARALGTPRYESTVLQFLGIAYREAGDLDSSRRALAESLVISGRYRDHYAEVLTMLALARVHLLSGDPRARDAAATSLAVGREYTMTHHVAEALQVLGEIELAEGRPVKAVEHLEESVRLWRTRGWPSFLAAALAIIGRAYRETDRPAARRAWAESLDLYTGLGDHLRVGELTTLIEDLD, from the coding sequence GTGTCCCCGGTACGAATCGGCGAGCTGGTCCAGCGTCACCGCCGCAGCGCCGGGCTCACCCAGGACGCGCTCGCGGCACGCAGCGGTGTCAGCATCCGGGCCCTGCGCGACATCGAGCATGACCGCGTACGGCAGCCACACGCCGACTCCCTCCAGCGCCTGGTCGTGGCACTCGACCTGTCCGCCGCCGACCGGGACGAGCTCCTGTCCGCGGCCCGGGTCGAGAGCCGGCCCGGCGGTGACCAGCTCCGGGTCGACGTGCTGGGCCCGCTCACGGTCAGCCGTGGCGGCCGTGCGGTCGCCTTCGCCACCTCGGCCCAGCGCGGGCTGCTCGGGCTGCTGGCGTTGCGGCTCAACCGGTCGGTCACCCGCGACGAGATCGTCGAGATGCTCTGGGGCGCGCAGCCGCCCAAGACGGCGGTCACCCAGATCCACATGGCGGTCGGGCAGCTTCGTACCATGCTGGAACCGGCCCGTGCCCAGCGGACGCCCGGTGGGGTGATCCAGCTCGAGCACGCCGGCTACCTGCTGCGCCTCGACGACGAGCAGGTCGACCTCGCCAGGTTCGCCGCCATGCTCACCCGGGCCCGGTCCCTGCGGGACCGGCGTCCCGCCGAGGCGCTGGACCTGCTCGAACAGGCACTGCGCTGGTGGCGTGGCCCGGTACTGGCCGATGCCAACCCACGGCTGCGCGACCATCCGGTGGCCGCCGAGGCGGGCCAGCAGCGCCTGGTCGCGGCCCTGCTCCTGGCCGACGTGGCCATCGAACTGCGTCGCTACGAACGGGCCGTGACGGCGCTTCGCCACCTCGCGCAGGACGAGCCCTACCACGAGGGAGTGCACGCCCGGCTCATGCTGTCGCTCGCCGGAGGCGGTGAGCGGGCCGCGGCACTGCGCCTGTTCGCCGAGGTCCGCGACCGCCTGATCGAGGAACTCGGCGTGGAGCCGGCGCAGGAGATGCAGGCCGCGCACCTGCGGGTCCTGCGCAACGAGCTGCCCGAACAGGAGGGTTCGGACGCCGGGGGCGACCTGCCGGACCCAGCCGGCGGCCAGCGACGCGAGCCGTGGGTGGTGGTTCCCTCGCTGCTGCCCCCGGACATCGCCGACTTCACCGGCCGAGAGGAGCCGGTCGACGAGGTGCGGAGGCTGCTGACCGGCGGCTCGCCGGCCCTCCTGATCGCCGCGATCGCCGGCATGGGCGGGATCGGCAAGACCGCACTCGCCGTCCACGTGGCACACCTGGTCTCCGGCGCCTACCCCGACGGCCAGCTGTACGTGAACCTGCGCGGCTCGGAGCCGCGCCCGCCGGAACCCGGCGAGGTCCTTGCCCGGTTCCTGCGCTCGCTGGGCGTCGACAACCGGGCGGTGCCCGACGACGTGGTGGAGCGTGCCGCCCTGTACCGCAGCCGGCTGGCCGACCGTCGGGTGCTGGTCGTACTGGACAACGCGGCCTCCGAGGAGCAGGTCCGGCCACTGCTGCCCGGCGCGGCCACCTGCGCGGTACTGGTCACCAGCCGAGCGCGACTGACCGGTGTCGAGGGCGCGCGCTGGATCGACCTGGACGTGTTCGACCCGGACAACGCCCTGCGCCTGCTGGGCCGGATCGCGGGCGAGCAACGGGTCGGGGCGGAGCACGACGACGCGGCCGAGATCCTGCGGCTGTGCGGCGGCCTGCCCCTGGCCGTACGGGTCGCCGGTGCCCGGCTCACCGCCCGGCCGGGGTGGCGGCTGGCCCACTTCGCGACGCTGCTCGCCGACGAGCGGCGCCGGCTCGACCGGCTGGCCACCGGCGACCTGGAGGTCCGGGCGTCCCTGGCGTTGAGCTACCAGGGGCTGCCCGAGACGGCTGCGCGGCTGTTCCGGATGCTCGGTCTGTTCACCACCCAGGACTTTCCGCACTGGCTGGCGGCCAGCCTGCTGGGCATCTCCCTCGACGACGCCACCGAGCACGTCGACGCGCTGGTCGACGCCCAACTCCTGGCGATGGCGGCGCCCGACCAGATCGGGCAGATCCGCTACCGCTACCACGACCTGGTACGGCTCTACGCGCGGGAACGCGCCGAGGCGGAGGACGGGGCGGACGGCTGCGCGGCGGTGCTGGCACGCGGCCTCGGCGCATGGCTGGCGTTCGCCGAACGGATGGCCGCCGACGTGCCCGGTCCCTGCTACGCGCCGATCCACGGGTCGGCGCCCCGTACGCCGATCGGGTTCGTCACCGACGGGTCGATGCCCCGGTTCGACGCGTTGGACTGGTTCGACGCCGAACAGTTGGCGTTGCGGGCCTCGATCCGGCAGGCGTGCGACCTCGGCCTGGACGAGCTCGCCTTCGGCCTGGCCGGGTGCCTGGAGAAGTACTTCGACATCCGCGCCATGTACGTCGAATGGCAGGTCACCAACGAACTGGTGATCGAGACCTGCCGGCGCAACGGCAACCTGCTCGGCGAGGCGGTCATGCTGCGCGGCCTCGTCGACGTACGCACCTGGAACGGTGGGCAACAGGCCGGGGAGGCGATGGCGGTACTGCGCTCGGAAGGTGCCCGGCTGCTGGAGATGTTCACGGAGTTGGGCGAACGGCGGGGTATGGCGGACGCCGCCGTCGTCTGCTCGTGGGGGCTGACCGCGCAGGGCGCCGTCGAAGAGGCGGTCGCGATGGGGGAACGGTCGCTGCACCTCGCCGAGGAAACCGGGCACGTCGGCGGCCAGGCCCGCGCGCACGTGGCGCTCGCGCTCGCGTACGGCGAGCGTGCCCGGCTGGACCGGTCGCTCGCCCACCTCAACACGGCGTTGGGGTTGGCCCGTGCCCTGGGCACCCCGCGCTACGAGTCGACCGTGCTGCAGTTCCTCGGCATCGCCTACCGGGAGGCGGGTGACCTCGACTCCAGCCGCCGGGCCCTCGCCGAGTCGCTCGTGATCTCCGGCCGCTACCGCGACCACTACGCCGAGGTCCTGACGATGCTGGCACTGGCCCGGGTGCACCTGCTCAGCGGTGACCCGAGGGCCCGGGACGCCGCCGCGACGTCCCTCGCGGTGGGGCGGGAGTACACGATGACCCACCACGTCGCGGAAGCGCTCCAGGTGCTCGGCGAGATCGAGCTGGCCGAGGGTCGGCCGGTCAAGGCGGTCGAGCACCTGGAGGAGTCGGTACGACTGTGGCGGACCCGTGGTTGGCCGTCGTTCCTCGCCGCCGCCCTGGCGATCATCGGCAGGGCGTACCGGGAGACCGACCGGCCCGCCGCCCGCCGTGCCTGGGCCGAGTCGCTCGACCTCTACACCGGCCTGGGGGATCACCTCCGGGTCGGCGAGCTGACCACCCTGATCGAGGACCTGGACTAG
- a CDS encoding alpha-glucuronidase: MTTGQQAVHAAWLPPEAFGALGSRRVLVHGDGLLVDTVFAEVAAACAGHGGRARRTGGNPSTPRDPANAGVDEAADLVLALRGGEPLPAPAARVVAADRAGPDAALGDEGFLLARDAGVTVALADAPAGLLYGLFHLVRLGAAAFDALPVPQRHRPAMRLRMLDHWDNVSVHPVMGQVERGYAGGSIFWHDGAARRDPSRVREYARLLAACGINAISVNNVNVHATEAELLTERLGDVAAIAEIMRPYGIRVHLSVTFAAPVVLGGLPTADPSDERVRVWWATTTTKVYERIPDFGGYVVKADSEGQPGPFTYGRDHAEGANLLAEALAPHGGVVHWRAFVYNHRQDWRDRATDRARAAYDHFAPLDGRFRDNVILQVKFGPVDFQVREPVSPVIAAMPATRLAVELQATQEYTGQQRHVCYLGPWWSEVLRFTPGEPGKPGEQGGRTVADVAAGGSAAGGGLVAVSNVGDDPFWTGHPLAQANLYAFGRLAWDPRLDPLAVLDEWIELTFPPSTTGDPDLVRQTLHAVMDDSWRTYERYTAPLGVGFMVRPGHHYGPDVDGYEYTPWGTYHFADRDGVGVDRTRATGTGFTGQYPPPWNAVYESREQCPDELLLFFHHVPYGHVLHGGTTVIQHIYDTHFAGVEEVEAMRQRWRLLDGVIDPAVHRRVGERLDEQLRSATEWRDQVNTYFFRKSGVPDARGRRIH, translated from the coding sequence GTGACCACCGGCCAGCAGGCGGTGCACGCCGCCTGGCTGCCCCCGGAGGCGTTCGGTGCGCTCGGCTCCCGCCGCGTCCTGGTGCACGGGGACGGTCTGCTCGTCGACACCGTGTTCGCCGAGGTCGCCGCCGCTTGTGCCGGGCACGGCGGCCGGGCGCGGCGCACGGGCGGCAACCCGTCCACGCCACGTGACCCGGCGAACGCCGGTGTCGACGAGGCCGCCGACCTGGTGCTCGCGCTGCGTGGCGGCGAGCCCCTGCCCGCACCGGCGGCACGGGTCGTGGCGGCGGACCGGGCCGGGCCGGACGCCGCCCTCGGTGACGAGGGGTTCCTGCTGGCCCGCGACGCTGGGGTGACGGTGGCGCTGGCCGACGCCCCGGCCGGCCTGCTGTACGGGCTGTTCCACCTGGTCCGGCTCGGCGCGGCGGCCTTCGACGCCCTCCCGGTCCCGCAACGGCACCGGCCCGCGATGCGTCTGCGGATGCTCGACCACTGGGACAACGTGTCCGTGCATCCGGTGATGGGGCAGGTCGAGCGGGGGTACGCCGGCGGCTCGATCTTCTGGCACGACGGCGCCGCCCGCCGCGACCCGAGCCGGGTCCGGGAGTACGCCCGGCTGCTCGCCGCCTGCGGGATCAACGCCATCTCGGTGAACAACGTCAACGTCCACGCCACCGAGGCGGAGCTGCTGACCGAGCGGCTCGGTGACGTGGCCGCGATCGCGGAGATCATGCGTCCGTACGGCATCCGGGTGCACCTGTCGGTCACCTTCGCCGCCCCGGTGGTCCTCGGCGGCCTGCCGACCGCCGACCCGTCGGACGAGCGGGTACGCGTCTGGTGGGCGACCACCACCACGAAGGTGTACGAGCGCATCCCCGACTTCGGCGGTTACGTGGTGAAGGCCGACTCCGAGGGGCAGCCCGGCCCGTTCACGTACGGTCGCGATCACGCCGAGGGCGCGAACCTGCTCGCGGAGGCGCTCGCCCCGCACGGGGGAGTGGTGCACTGGCGGGCGTTCGTCTACAACCATCGGCAGGACTGGCGGGACCGGGCAACCGACCGGGCCCGAGCCGCGTACGACCACTTCGCCCCGCTCGACGGGCGGTTCCGGGACAACGTGATTCTCCAGGTGAAGTTCGGCCCGGTGGACTTCCAGGTGCGCGAGCCGGTCTCACCGGTGATCGCGGCCATGCCGGCGACCCGGCTGGCGGTGGAGCTACAGGCGACCCAGGAATACACCGGCCAGCAGCGGCACGTCTGCTACCTCGGTCCGTGGTGGAGCGAGGTGTTGCGGTTCACGCCAGGGGAGCCGGGGAAGCCGGGGGAGCAGGGGGGACGGACGGTCGCCGACGTCGCCGCGGGCGGGTCGGCAGCGGGAGGCGGACTGGTCGCGGTCTCGAACGTGGGCGACGACCCGTTCTGGACCGGACATCCCCTGGCGCAGGCCAACCTGTACGCCTTCGGCCGGCTCGCCTGGGATCCCCGGCTGGACCCGCTGGCCGTCCTCGACGAGTGGATCGAGCTGACCTTCCCACCGTCGACGACGGGCGACCCGGACCTGGTACGGCAGACACTGCACGCGGTGATGGACGACTCGTGGCGCACCTACGAGCGTTACACCGCGCCACTCGGGGTCGGCTTCATGGTGCGGCCCGGGCACCACTACGGCCCCGACGTGGACGGGTACGAGTACACCCCGTGGGGTACCTACCATTTCGCCGACCGGGACGGCGTCGGCGTGGACCGTACCCGCGCGACGGGGACGGGCTTCACCGGCCAGTACCCACCGCCCTGGAACGCGGTGTACGAGTCACGCGAGCAGTGCCCCGACGAACTGCTGCTCTTCTTCCACCACGTGCCCTACGGGCACGTCCTGCACGGCGGAACCACCGTCATCCAGCACATCTACGACACCCACTTCGCCGGCGTCGAGGAGGTGGAGGCGATGCGCCAGCGGTGGCGGCTGCTCGACGGGGTGATCGACCCGGCCGTGCACCGCCGGGTGGGCGAGCGCCTCGACGAGCAGTTGCGTAGCGCCACGGAGTGGCGGGACCAGGTCAACACCTACTTCTTCCGGAAGTCCGGGGTGCCCGACGCGCGGGGACGCCGGATCCACTGA
- a CDS encoding beta-galactosidase — translation MTLPVTSKVAFGGDYNPEQWPEDVWKEDYRLFDAARIDTVTLGVFDWALTQPAEDVYDFSPLDRIVERAGAQGRRICLATGTGAHPAWLARAYPEVTRTDFEGRRHRYGQRHNSCPSSPVFRRFSTELARRVARRYAGNPAVVAWHIGNEYGGACYCERCAAGFRDWLRRRYGSLDALNTAWYTTFWSHTFTDWDEIEPPSALTEHWRGPDHTAFQGITLDYQRFMSDAMLGNFLDERAAIRESSPDVPVTTNFMGMYRPLDYHRWAPHLDFASWDNYPPDDRSAARMALTHDLMRGLKDGQPFWLMEQTPSVTASRDVNPLKRPGLMRLWSWQAVAHGADAVLFFQLRASRGACEKYHGAVIGHAGRSDTRVFREVAELGVELDRLGSVALGARTPARVALLFDWDSWWALEISDGPSRLVRYQQVVQAYHRALWDAGVDLDVVAVTADLSRYDVVVAPALHMLKGDLAKRLEAVAARGGSVLTTYLSGRVDEHDNAFLMDVPGPLGPLMGVRVDEWDARDPEVVNPVRLDTGAGPLDVESRLLFELVIPQGAEVVGRYRADFYAGTPAVTRNSFGLGHGWYIAAGLDQAGVAWVVRQVLVRHDLLGPYPEVPDLESAVRVTPDGIRLLFLLNHRDEPVELTARTGGVDLITGDRVEAGRPLRLPRLGVVVLREDR, via the coding sequence ATGACCCTGCCCGTCACCTCGAAGGTCGCGTTCGGCGGCGACTACAACCCCGAGCAGTGGCCCGAGGACGTGTGGAAGGAGGACTACCGGCTCTTCGACGCCGCCCGGATCGACACCGTGACGCTGGGCGTGTTCGACTGGGCCCTCACCCAACCCGCCGAGGACGTCTACGACTTCTCTCCGCTGGACCGGATCGTCGAGCGGGCCGGCGCACAGGGACGCCGGATCTGCCTGGCGACCGGGACCGGCGCGCATCCGGCGTGGCTGGCGCGGGCGTACCCGGAGGTGACCCGGACCGACTTCGAGGGCCGCCGGCACCGGTACGGGCAGCGGCACAACTCCTGCCCCAGCTCCCCGGTGTTCCGCAGGTTCTCCACCGAACTGGCCCGCCGGGTCGCCCGGCGGTACGCGGGAAACCCGGCGGTTGTCGCCTGGCACATCGGCAACGAGTACGGCGGCGCCTGCTACTGCGAGCGGTGCGCCGCCGGTTTCCGCGACTGGCTACGACGCCGGTACGGCAGCCTCGACGCCCTCAACACCGCCTGGTACACGACCTTCTGGTCGCACACCTTCACCGACTGGGACGAGATCGAGCCGCCGTCGGCGTTGACCGAACACTGGCGCGGTCCCGACCACACCGCCTTCCAGGGCATCACCCTGGACTACCAGCGGTTCATGTCGGACGCCATGCTGGGCAACTTCCTCGACGAGCGGGCGGCGATCCGGGAGTCCAGCCCCGACGTGCCGGTCACCACCAACTTCATGGGCATGTACCGGCCTCTCGACTACCACCGCTGGGCGCCGCACCTGGACTTCGCCTCCTGGGACAACTACCCGCCGGACGACCGCTCGGCCGCCCGGATGGCGCTCACCCACGACCTGATGCGCGGTCTCAAGGACGGCCAACCGTTCTGGCTGATGGAGCAGACCCCGAGCGTGACCGCGTCCCGGGACGTCAACCCGCTGAAGCGGCCCGGACTGATGCGGCTGTGGAGCTGGCAGGCGGTGGCGCACGGCGCCGACGCCGTGCTCTTCTTCCAACTGCGGGCCTCCCGGGGGGCCTGCGAGAAGTACCACGGCGCGGTCATCGGCCATGCCGGCCGCTCCGACACCCGGGTGTTCCGCGAGGTCGCGGAGCTGGGCGTCGAACTGGACCGGCTCGGCTCGGTGGCGCTGGGCGCGCGGACCCCGGCCCGGGTCGCGCTGCTCTTCGACTGGGACAGCTGGTGGGCGTTGGAGATCTCCGACGGCCCGTCCCGGCTGGTCCGCTACCAGCAGGTCGTCCAGGCGTACCACCGGGCGCTCTGGGACGCGGGCGTCGACCTGGACGTGGTCGCGGTGACGGCGGACCTGTCCCGCTACGACGTCGTCGTGGCGCCCGCCCTGCACATGCTCAAGGGTGACCTGGCGAAACGCCTGGAGGCGGTGGCCGCGCGCGGCGGATCGGTGCTGACCACGTACCTGTCGGGCCGGGTGGACGAGCACGACAACGCCTTCCTGATGGACGTGCCCGGTCCGCTGGGCCCACTGATGGGAGTCCGCGTCGACGAGTGGGACGCCCGGGATCCGGAGGTGGTCAACCCGGTACGACTCGACACCGGCGCCGGCCCGCTCGACGTCGAGTCGAGGCTGCTGTTCGAGTTGGTGATCCCGCAGGGGGCGGAGGTGGTCGGCAGGTACCGGGCCGACTTCTACGCCGGCACTCCGGCGGTCACCCGGAACTCCTTCGGCCTCGGTCACGGTTGGTACATTGCCGCCGGGCTGGACCAGGCGGGGGTCGCCTGGGTGGTCCGGCAGGTGCTGGTACGGCACGACCTGCTCGGCCCGTACCCGGAGGTGCCGGACCTGGAGTCGGCTGTGCGGGTCACCCCCGACGGGATCCGGCTGCTGTTCCTGCTCAACCACCGGGACGAGCCGGTCGAGCTGACCGCCCGTACCGGTGGCGTCGATCTGATCACCGGTGACCGGGTCGAGGCCGGCCGCCCGCTCCGGCTGCCACGGCTCGGGGTTGTCGTCCTGCGGGAGGACCGGTGA
- a CDS encoding DUF624 domain-containing protein, producing the protein MSDTARAGRQVGEGPLSRAAAFVYTLLAVELLVLVTTLPGLVPLVLLDRDASNLPLVATCLLPVGPAVSAALYTLRHQRPDLTDLRPAGRFWRAYRNNLPGVLRFWVPTVLWLAIIAMNLANLTAAAVPAWWGVLLVLVGVGVALVGANALLVASLFTFRTRDVLRLALYFLVRTPSVTFGNLALLAAAAGLTAVFSEAVLALLGAVLVLAFLRVGEPMIRGIRKEFTA; encoded by the coding sequence GTGAGCGACACCGCGCGGGCCGGGCGACAGGTCGGGGAGGGGCCCCTCTCCCGGGCCGCCGCGTTCGTCTACACCCTGCTGGCCGTCGAACTGCTGGTCCTGGTCACCACCCTGCCGGGCCTGGTCCCGCTGGTCCTGCTCGACCGCGACGCCAGCAACCTGCCGCTGGTCGCGACCTGCCTGCTCCCGGTCGGCCCAGCGGTCTCCGCCGCCCTGTACACGCTGCGTCACCAGCGCCCCGACCTGACCGACCTGCGCCCCGCCGGCAGGTTCTGGCGGGCCTACCGGAACAACCTCCCGGGCGTGCTCCGGTTCTGGGTCCCGACGGTGCTCTGGCTGGCCATCATCGCGATGAACCTCGCGAACCTCACCGCGGCCGCCGTCCCGGCCTGGTGGGGGGTGCTGCTGGTGCTCGTCGGGGTCGGGGTGGCCCTCGTCGGGGCCAACGCCCTGCTGGTCGCCTCCCTGTTCACCTTCCGCACCCGCGACGTGCTCCGGCTGGCCCTGTACTTCCTCGTGCGAACGCCGAGCGTCACGTTCGGCAACCTTGCCCTGCTGGCCGCGGCGGCAGGGCTCACCGCGGTCTTCTCGGAGGCGGTCCTCGCGCTGCTCGGCGCGGTCCTCGTCCTGGCGTTCCTGCGGGTCGGCGAACCGATGATCCGCGGCATCCGGAAGGAGTTCACCGCATGA
- a CDS encoding ABC transporter substrate-binding protein, which translates to MLDRTWRRVAIAAAGLLTLSLVACSEESPQTTDLSANRAGAMADYGVGDQFKATEPLSFSTLYNNHSFYPLKNEWLFWSELTKRTNVKIDPVAVPLSDYEQKRSLLIGAGDAPLIIPKTYHPQENAFVSSGAILPVSDYIDLMPNFKDKIARWKLEPEINTLRQSDGKYYLLPGVHEKPLHDYSVAVRVDILDQLGLQVPKTWDELYTVLKALKARYPDTYPFSERWGKPTPGGNLLNIIGASCGTQAGWNYQHTTWDPGAKKFVYTGATEQYKQMLQYVNKLVAEGLLDPESFTQTDDQARQKLANGKSFVIGANAQTLVNENRPDLAKTQPNAKLVKIPLLVGPAGEINPTSRLENGIMISTKAKESKNFVAMMQFVDWLWYSDAGQEFAKWGVEGTTYTKDASGKRILTADVNVLGLNPQGSKHLQKEFGFYNGVFTYGGNPELVQSFFSPEEQEFQKVMNARKPVVVPPPYPFTDEEREQVSLWETPLKDFVTQNGLRFILGQRPLTEWDAYVGELKAKNSEQYITLVNKAYERYQKENG; encoded by the coding sequence ATGCTCGACAGAACGTGGCGCCGCGTAGCGATAGCCGCTGCCGGTCTGCTCACCCTCAGCCTCGTCGCGTGCTCCGAGGAATCCCCGCAGACAACGGACCTGTCCGCCAACCGGGCCGGTGCCATGGCCGACTACGGCGTCGGGGACCAGTTCAAGGCCACCGAGCCGCTTTCCTTCTCCACCCTCTACAACAACCACTCGTTCTACCCGTTGAAGAACGAGTGGTTGTTCTGGTCGGAGCTCACCAAGCGCACCAACGTGAAGATCGATCCGGTCGCGGTGCCGTTGAGCGACTACGAGCAGAAGCGCAGCCTGCTGATCGGTGCCGGCGACGCCCCGCTGATCATTCCGAAGACCTACCACCCGCAGGAGAACGCCTTCGTCTCCTCAGGGGCGATCCTTCCGGTGAGCGACTACATCGACCTGATGCCGAACTTCAAGGACAAGATCGCCAGGTGGAAGCTCGAGCCCGAGATCAACACGCTGCGCCAGTCGGACGGCAAGTACTACCTGCTCCCCGGGGTGCACGAGAAGCCGCTGCACGACTACTCGGTCGCCGTACGGGTCGACATCCTCGACCAGCTCGGCCTTCAGGTCCCGAAGACCTGGGACGAGTTGTACACGGTGCTGAAGGCGTTGAAGGCGAGGTACCCGGACACGTACCCGTTCTCCGAGCGGTGGGGCAAGCCCACTCCGGGCGGCAACCTGTTGAACATCATCGGTGCCTCCTGCGGCACCCAGGCCGGCTGGAACTACCAGCACACCACCTGGGACCCCGGCGCCAAGAAGTTCGTCTACACCGGCGCCACCGAGCAGTACAAGCAGATGCTCCAGTACGTCAACAAGCTCGTGGCCGAGGGGCTGCTCGATCCGGAGAGCTTCACCCAGACCGATGACCAGGCACGTCAGAAGCTGGCCAACGGCAAGTCGTTTGTCATCGGCGCCAACGCGCAGACCCTGGTCAACGAGAACCGGCCGGACCTGGCCAAGACCCAGCCGAACGCGAAGCTGGTCAAGATTCCGCTGTTGGTGGGCCCGGCCGGGGAGATCAACCCCACCTCCCGCCTGGAGAACGGCATCATGATCTCCACGAAGGCCAAGGAGAGCAAGAACTTCGTGGCCATGATGCAGTTCGTCGACTGGCTGTGGTATTCCGACGCCGGCCAGGAGTTCGCCAAGTGGGGCGTCGAGGGGACCACGTACACCAAGGACGCCTCCGGTAAGCGCATCCTCACCGCCGACGTCAACGTACTCGGGCTCAACCCCCAGGGGAGCAAGCACCTGCAGAAGGAGTTCGGGTTCTACAACGGGGTGTTCACGTACGGCGGCAACCCCGAACTGGTCCAGTCCTTCTTCTCCCCGGAGGAGCAGGAGTTCCAGAAGGTGATGAACGCGCGCAAGCCGGTGGTGGTGCCGCCGCCGTACCCGTTCACCGACGAAGAGCGTGAGCAGGTGTCGCTGTGGGAGACGCCGCTGAAGGACTTCGTCACCCAGAACGGGTTGCGTTTCATCCTCGGGCAGCGGCCCCTCACCGAGTGGGACGCCTATGTGGGTGAGCTGAAGGCGAAGAACTCGGAGCAGTACATCACGCTGGTCAACAAGGCCTACGAGCGCTACCAGAAGGAAAACGGCTGA
- a CDS encoding carbohydrate ABC transporter permease: MTVGTDTATAKTGRRRGVRPTRGYRLFQALNAVILTGVVIVTLYPFVNIVARSLSEEAYLIAGKVNLVPRGFDLTAYRLVMSDSMFWTNYRNTLVYTVVGTLIALVLTTCYAYVLSKPQLKGRGALVGIAVFTMFFSGGLIPNYVLITSLGMKNTLWAVVLPNAINVFNLLVMKAFFESLPVELEEAAAVDGLNTYGTLLRIVLPLSKAIIATMVLFYAVSFWNSWFSAFLYMDRLDLFPVTVYLRNLISGATGAQSAGGVAEGDAVQAAATLQAVTIVLTTLPILAVYPFIQRFFVSGVMLGAVKG; this comes from the coding sequence GTGACCGTCGGGACCGACACCGCCACCGCGAAGACCGGTCGGCGACGGGGCGTACGCCCGACCCGGGGCTACCGGTTGTTCCAGGCGCTCAACGCGGTGATCCTGACGGGCGTCGTGATCGTGACCCTGTACCCCTTCGTCAACATCGTCGCCCGTTCCCTCAGCGAAGAGGCGTACCTCATCGCCGGGAAGGTCAACCTCGTCCCGCGCGGGTTCGACCTGACCGCGTACCGGCTCGTGATGTCCGACTCGATGTTCTGGACGAACTACCGCAACACCCTCGTGTACACCGTCGTCGGGACGCTCATCGCCCTCGTGCTGACCACCTGTTACGCGTACGTGCTGTCGAAGCCGCAACTCAAGGGGCGCGGGGCCCTGGTCGGCATTGCGGTGTTCACCATGTTCTTCTCCGGTGGCCTGATACCCAACTATGTGCTGATCACCAGCCTGGGGATGAAGAACACCCTCTGGGCGGTCGTCCTGCCCAACGCCATCAACGTGTTCAACCTGCTGGTGATGAAGGCGTTCTTCGAGAGCCTGCCGGTCGAGTTGGAGGAGGCGGCGGCCGTCGACGGGCTGAACACGTACGGCACGCTGCTGCGGATCGTACTGCCGTTGTCGAAGGCCATCATCGCCACGATGGTGCTGTTCTACGCGGTGTCCTTCTGGAACTCGTGGTTCAGCGCGTTCCTCTACATGGACCGGCTGGATCTCTTCCCGGTGACGGTCTACCTGCGCAACCTCATCTCGGGAGCCACCGGCGCGCAGTCGGCCGGCGGCGTGGCCGAGGGGGACGCGGTCCAGGCCGCGGCCACCCTCCAGGCCGTGACGATCGTGCTCACCACCCTGCCCATCCTGGCGGTCTACCCGTTCATCCAGCGGTTCTTCGTGTCCGGCGTGATGCTCGGCGCGGTCAAGGGCTAG